A single Arachidicoccus sp. BS20 DNA region contains:
- a CDS encoding LptF/LptG family permease: protein MKKIDRYIIKNFLTTFFFAIFLFTVISVVIDIGEKTDDFVKSGWSAYKIFKDYYLSFIPHIIALLFPLFVFIAVIFFTSKMAGRSEIIAILASGTSFKRFLRPYLFTGIALCLLLGVAASFIVPPAEIKRTYFEDVYVHGNSSYDKLVKHAPMLYFKTDSFTYNGIHNFDAVNKSGGPFFMMRLKNHELVYNLRSASIRWDTAHGAHWNLQSVVERTFNKGVETVKYYPEKKVYFKFDPTDLKDDQYAEVKLTTPKLWQKIKLEELRGGEDVNSYKIEFYHRFATPISVLILTMIGAVIAGRKVRGGSGAHLAIGFVLAAVFILMDRFSTIFSTKANFPPLIAAWLPNIVFAIVAIYLYRKAPK from the coding sequence ATGAAGAAGATTGACCGGTACATTATCAAGAATTTCTTAACCACGTTTTTCTTCGCCATTTTTCTGTTTACCGTAATTTCTGTGGTAATCGATATTGGCGAAAAAACGGATGATTTTGTAAAAAGCGGTTGGTCGGCGTACAAAATTTTTAAAGATTATTATCTCTCTTTCATTCCACATATTATCGCGCTGCTGTTTCCTTTGTTCGTATTTATTGCTGTGATTTTTTTTACATCGAAAATGGCGGGGCGCAGCGAAATCATTGCTATTCTCGCAAGTGGCACAAGCTTTAAGCGTTTTCTTCGTCCGTATCTTTTTACGGGCATTGCATTGTGTTTGTTACTGGGTGTTGCGGCTTCATTTATTGTTCCGCCCGCAGAAATAAAACGCACGTATTTTGAAGATGTGTACGTACACGGAAACTCAAGCTACGACAAGCTTGTAAAGCACGCACCGATGCTGTATTTTAAAACAGATTCTTTTACCTACAACGGCATTCACAACTTTGATGCAGTGAATAAAAGCGGCGGACCATTTTTTATGATGCGCCTGAAAAATCACGAACTGGTCTATAATTTGAGGTCGGCTTCCATTCGCTGGGACACGGCGCACGGCGCACACTGGAACCTGCAAAGCGTAGTGGAACGAACGTTTAACAAAGGCGTTGAAACCGTAAAATATTATCCTGAAAAAAAAGTATATTTCAAATTTGACCCGACAGATTTAAAAGACGACCAATATGCCGAAGTGAAATTGACAACGCCTAAACTTTGGCAAAAAATAAAACTGGAAGAACTGCGCGGCGGCGAAGATGTAAACTCATATAAAATAGAATTTTATCACAGGTTTGCCACGCCCATTTCTGTACTGATTTTGACGATGATTGGTGCTGTAATTGCCGGTCGAAAAGTTCGCGGCGGCAGCGGCGCGCATTTGGCTATCGGTTTTGTGCTGGCAGCCGTTTTTATTTTAATGGACAGATTTTCCACTATCTTTTCTACCAAAGCAAATTTTCCACCGCTTATTGCTGCGTGGCTTCCCAATATTGTATTCGCAATCGTAGCAATTTATTTATACCGAAAAGCGCCCAAATAG
- a CDS encoding nuclear transport factor 2 family protein: MKKTLLCLAIAISCVAFESKSQTATPSSVASSFSKAMVNLNIAEAEKYADSVGVNTLKQIEPMVSQQSAAIPDSIKTLLTNATFTADSEKITGDSAFVEITMDLGKPINGIQQQKQKVALKKENNEWKVIINKFISGDNPDSNDEQ, translated from the coding sequence ATGAAAAAGACTTTATTGTGCCTCGCAATCGCAATTTCTTGCGTTGCATTTGAAAGCAAAAGCCAGACAGCAACGCCCTCTTCCGTTGCTTCAAGTTTTTCCAAAGCAATGGTTAACCTTAACATAGCAGAAGCCGAAAAATATGCCGACTCTGTTGGGGTAAACACGCTAAAACAAATAGAACCAATGGTTTCTCAACAGTCGGCAGCCATTCCGGATTCTATAAAAACATTGCTGACGAACGCGACATTTACTGCCGACAGTGAAAAAATTACAGGCGACAGTGCATTTGTAGAAATCACTATGGACCTGGGCAAACCGATAAACGGCATTCAGCAACAGAAACAAAAAGTCGCTTTGAAAAAAGAAAATAACGAATGGAAAGTAATCATTAACAAATTTATTTCCGGCGATAATCCGGACAGCAATGACGAGCAATAA
- a CDS encoding ThuA domain-containing protein, which yields MKKYILLKITVTIAIIFCCFAAANARHSKVLIFSKTAGFHHASIPAGIAAIQKLGAENHFSVDTTTDSNLFTNDNLKKYAAVIFLNTTGDVLNNAQQKAFENYIRNGGGFVGVHAATDTEYDWSWYGNLVGAYFKSHPKIQQATLEVVDHNFPGTKNLPDRWTRTDEWYNYKWIANDLHVLIKIDESSYKGGENDDNHPMCWYHNFDGGRAFYVEMGHTDESYSEPPYLHLLLSGIKYAMHKH from the coding sequence ATGAAAAAATATATTCTGCTCAAAATAACAGTAACCATTGCAATTATTTTTTGTTGCTTCGCAGCCGCAAATGCACGCCATTCAAAGGTTTTGATATTTAGCAAAACGGCAGGTTTTCATCATGCTTCTATTCCCGCCGGCATTGCAGCCATTCAAAAGCTGGGCGCAGAAAATCATTTTTCCGTAGATACAACTACCGATTCAAATCTTTTTACGAACGATAATCTGAAAAAATATGCAGCCGTTATTTTTCTCAATACAACGGGCGATGTATTGAATAATGCGCAGCAAAAAGCATTTGAAAATTATATCCGTAACGGTGGCGGATTTGTGGGCGTTCATGCTGCAACGGATACGGAATATGATTGGTCCTGGTACGGCAATTTGGTAGGCGCTTATTTTAAAAGTCATCCTAAAATTCAACAGGCAACGCTGGAAGTGGTTGACCATAATTTTCCGGGTACAAAAAATCTCCCTGACCGTTGGACGCGTACCGACGAATGGTACAATTACAAATGGATTGCCAATGACCTGCACGTGCTGATAAAAATTGACGAATCGTCCTACAAAGGCGGGGAAAACGACGACAATCATCCGATGTGCTGGTATCACAACTTTGACGGCGGTCGCGCTTTTTATGTAGAAATGGGACACACCGACGAATCGTACAGCGAACCGCCATATCTCCATCTTTTGTTAAGCGGAATAAAATATGCCATGCATAAACATTGA
- a CDS encoding ABC transporter permease, which translates to MFFKNLQYAFKIFKKNRATTAINILGLAVGISAAIVIFLIVRYDYSFDNWEPQKENIYRVYTSMPPFGTNSGISVPAADAIPSNIPGIQASAHFMQSFLQNPTVTIPNKQNSKGVTLSKNDDISFADENYFKIFPHQWLQGSAASSLSQINQVVISKTEAEKYFPHVALDKVIGRSMIFEDSIQTVVSGIVADLKEHTDFDNKIFISLKTYNARFKASGMTPNWRNVDGSSQFLVRLNPKTNPETVNRQLKNLFIENEKGVEEKDLWIGQLQPLSDVHFNTHIDGTVSKSSLRNLGLLALFLLLLAAINFINLSTAQSTLRAKEIGVRKTFGSNNRQIVYQFLTETFLVTVCAAILAIILSPFLIYVFKGFIPDGLNAKEMFQPLVLVFLVIMIIVVTLLAGLYPAFVLTKYRPALVMKNQVLNKGKSRNVRVREVLTVFQFVLAQVFLIVVFVIGKQIHYELNKDIGMKKDAIVTFGIPDFRERGKSKKFVLVNELKKIPQIQNISLNTMPPLVNGWSSTRITWYNKGVENDYDQVHVRSGDDNYLSLFGLQLLAGRNFHVDTSAKVTDVLINETLLHQMGFHNPQDVIGQYVKGGPSDSSKIVGVLKDFTTMSLHSPIFPTTVFADDKSYASRLSLSLNGNDISAWKNTLDKVESAYKKIYPNRDFDYTFLDDTIKNLYKSDIRLSTLLKWATGLAIFISCLGLLGLVSFMANQRTKEIGIRKVLGASVMQIISLLSKSLVKLVVLASVIAFPIAWYFSHKWLQDFAFKTSLSWWIFLISGIGMLIVALVVLCLRAMKAAKANPVNSLKDE; encoded by the coding sequence ATGTTCTTCAAAAACCTGCAATATGCATTCAAGATTTTTAAGAAAAACAGAGCCACGACTGCGATTAATATTCTCGGCTTGGCAGTCGGCATTAGCGCGGCAATTGTGATTTTTTTGATTGTGCGATACGATTATAGTTTTGATAATTGGGAACCGCAGAAAGAAAATATTTACCGTGTTTATACAAGTATGCCGCCTTTCGGCACAAATTCAGGAATCTCTGTACCTGCCGCAGATGCAATACCGTCAAACATTCCGGGCATACAGGCATCGGCGCATTTCATGCAGTCGTTTCTTCAAAATCCGACTGTTACTATTCCGAATAAACAAAACAGCAAAGGCGTAACCTTGTCCAAAAATGATGATATTTCTTTTGCCGATGAAAATTATTTTAAAATATTCCCACATCAATGGTTGCAGGGAAGCGCCGCAAGTTCTTTGTCGCAGATAAATCAGGTTGTCATCAGCAAAACGGAAGCGGAAAAATATTTTCCTCATGTCGCGCTTGATAAAGTCATTGGCAGGTCCATGATTTTTGAAGATTCTATCCAAACTGTCGTTTCAGGAATTGTTGCAGACTTGAAAGAACACACGGATTTTGACAATAAAATTTTCATTTCATTAAAAACATACAATGCAAGGTTTAAGGCAAGTGGCATGACGCCCAACTGGCGAAACGTGGACGGCTCTTCGCAATTTCTTGTACGGTTGAACCCAAAGACAAATCCGGAAACGGTAAACAGGCAACTCAAAAATCTTTTTATAGAAAATGAAAAAGGTGTGGAAGAAAAGGATCTTTGGATAGGACAGTTACAGCCGTTGTCCGACGTTCATTTTAATACACACATTGATGGAACTGTAAGCAAATCTTCTTTGCGCAATCTTGGTTTGCTTGCATTGTTTTTACTGTTGCTTGCAGCCATTAATTTCATCAATCTTTCTACGGCGCAATCAACATTGCGTGCAAAAGAAATTGGCGTGCGCAAAACTTTTGGCAGCAACAACAGGCAAATCGTTTATCAGTTCTTAACTGAAACATTTTTGGTTACAGTTTGCGCGGCGATTCTTGCAATCATACTTTCTCCTTTTTTGATTTATGTATTTAAAGGATTTATTCCGGATGGCTTGAATGCAAAAGAAATGTTTCAGCCGCTGGTTCTTGTTTTTCTTGTAATAATGATTATTGTGGTTACATTGCTTGCCGGTTTATATCCTGCCTTTGTACTTACAAAATATCGCCCTGCGTTGGTTATGAAAAATCAGGTTCTCAACAAGGGAAAGTCGCGCAATGTACGGGTTAGAGAAGTTTTGACGGTTTTTCAGTTTGTATTGGCACAGGTATTTTTAATTGTGGTTTTTGTTATTGGTAAACAAATTCATTATGAATTGAACAAAGACATCGGCATGAAAAAAGATGCAATTGTTACTTTCGGAATTCCGGATTTCAGGGAAAGAGGCAAAAGCAAAAAATTTGTTTTGGTCAATGAGTTAAAGAAGATTCCGCAAATACAAAATATCTCGCTCAATACAATGCCGCCACTTGTGAACGGATGGAGCAGCACAAGGATAACGTGGTATAACAAAGGCGTGGAAAACGATTACGACCAGGTGCATGTTCGCAGCGGCGACGATAATTATCTTAGTCTGTTCGGTTTGCAATTATTGGCAGGAAGAAATTTTCATGTGGACACAAGCGCGAAAGTTACAGATGTGCTGATTAATGAAACGCTGCTGCATCAAATGGGTTTTCACAATCCGCAAGATGTCATCGGGCAATATGTCAAAGGCGGACCAAGCGATTCTTCGAAGATTGTAGGTGTATTGAAAGATTTTACAACCATGTCCTTGCACAGTCCTATTTTTCCCACTACAGTATTTGCAGATGACAAAAGCTATGCTTCAAGGCTCTCACTTTCATTAAACGGAAATGATATTTCGGCTTGGAAAAACACGCTCGATAAAGTTGAATCGGCGTATAAAAAAATCTATCCCAACAGAGATTTTGATTATACTTTTTTAGACGACACCATTAAAAATTTATACAAAAGTGATATTCGCCTATCTACTTTATTGAAATGGGCAACAGGCTTGGCAATCTTTATCAGTTGCTTGGGGTTATTGGGTTTGGTAAGTTTTATGGCAAACCAACGGACAAAAGAAATCGGCATACGAAAAGTATTGGGCGCATCGGTAATGCAAATTATTTCTTTGCTGTCAAAGAGCTTGGTAAAATTGGTGGTGTTGGCATCAGTAATTGCGTTTCCCATCGCTTGGTATTTTTCGCACAAATGGTTGCAGGATTTTGCTTTTAAAACATCATTAAGTTGGTGGATATTTCTCATCAGCGGCATCGGAATGTTGATTGTTGCGCTGGTAGTACTTTGTTTGCGTGCAATGAAAGCGGCAAAAGCTAATCCTGTCAATAGTCTGAAGGATGAATAA
- a CDS encoding GNAT family N-acetyltransferase: protein MILIRKAKKEDCPQMMNLVNELALFEKAPQEVTVTLQHFEASGFSETPVWWAFVAEDDETKKLVALGLYYVRYSTWKGQRMYLEDLIVTEKYRGRGIGKMLFEKLMEEAKEKKFSGMAWQALDWNTPALDFYKKYDAKFDNDWVNCSIDF, encoded by the coding sequence ATGATTTTAATAAGAAAAGCGAAAAAAGAAGACTGCCCGCAAATGATGAACCTGGTAAACGAACTCGCTTTGTTTGAAAAAGCGCCGCAGGAAGTAACCGTAACTTTGCAGCATTTTGAAGCAAGCGGCTTCTCCGAAACGCCCGTGTGGTGGGCATTTGTGGCAGAAGATGATGAAACGAAAAAGTTAGTTGCGCTCGGCTTATATTACGTTCGTTATTCTACCTGGAAAGGGCAAAGAATGTATCTGGAAGATTTGATTGTTACGGAAAAATATCGCGGGCGCGGCATCGGAAAAATGCTTTTTGAAAAATTGATGGAAGAAGCGAAAGAAAAAAAATTTTCGGGAATGGCTTGGCAAGCGCTTGACTGGAACACGCCGGCGCTGGATTTTTATAAAAAGTATGATGCAAAATTTGATAACGATTGGGTAAACTGCTCGATTGATTTTTAA
- a CDS encoding 6-pyruvoyl trahydropterin synthase family protein: MVYLTRLEHFNAAHKLYNPNWSREQNDEVFGLCANENWHGHNFELYVTVKGNPNPDTGFVMDVKKLSKIIIDNVIEKLDHKNLNLDVDFMQGKLCSTENLAIGIWQQLEPHLPKDVHLHKIKLYETPRIFVEYFGE, translated from the coding sequence ATGGTATATCTTACGCGCTTGGAGCATTTCAATGCTGCGCATAAATTGTATAATCCCAACTGGAGCCGCGAACAGAATGATGAAGTGTTCGGGCTTTGCGCCAATGAAAACTGGCATGGACACAATTTTGAATTGTATGTTACGGTAAAAGGAAATCCTAATCCGGATACGGGTTTTGTAATGGATGTAAAAAAACTGAGCAAAATTATTATAGATAATGTCATCGAAAAACTCGACCATAAAAATCTCAATCTTGATGTGGATTTTATGCAAGGGAAATTGTGCAGTACAGAAAATCTGGCAATCGGCATCTGGCAGCAACTCGAACCGCATTTGCCAAAAGATGTACATTTGCACAAAATAAAATTGTACGAAACGCCGAGAATATTCGTGGAATATTTCGGGGAATAA
- a CDS encoding type II toxin-antitoxin system RelE/ParE family toxin translates to MSYKVITLSYFDKQAKRLVKKYPSLKQELISLIESLQNNPTQGVGIGNNCFKIRIAIASKGKGKRGGARIISHVHIDKEKVYLLSMYDKAEQENISDLQIKALLNLIH, encoded by the coding sequence ATGAGCTATAAAGTAATCACGCTATCGTATTTTGATAAGCAAGCTAAGCGTCTTGTGAAAAAATACCCGTCTTTGAAACAAGAGTTGATTTCTTTGATTGAAAGTTTGCAAAATAATCCGACGCAAGGCGTAGGCATTGGGAATAATTGTTTTAAAATTCGTATTGCAATTGCATCAAAAGGAAAAGGTAAAAGGGGCGGAGCAAGGATTATTTCGCACGTGCATATTGATAAAGAAAAAGTTTATTTGCTGTCAATGTATGACAAAGCAGAACAAGAAAACATTTCTGATTTACAAATCAAAGCGCTTTTAAATTTGATACATTAA
- a CDS encoding 6-pyruvoyl trahydropterin synthase family protein produces MAQEKVSVFRKAHFNAAHRLNVEEWSAEKNAEVFGKCNLPHYHGHNYEIVVKVTGEVDEKTGYVFDMKLLNDIIQQEVVARFDHRNLNLDTQEFKTLNPTAENIAIVIYKLIRPRIDEKLDLQIRLYETERNFVEYPI; encoded by the coding sequence ATGGCTCAGGAAAAAGTTTCCGTTTTCAGAAAGGCGCACTTCAACGCCGCGCATCGCCTGAATGTGGAGGAGTGGAGCGCAGAAAAAAATGCTGAAGTTTTCGGCAAATGCAACCTGCCGCATTATCACGGGCACAACTACGAGATTGTCGTAAAAGTTACCGGCGAAGTAGATGAAAAAACGGGTTATGTGTTTGATATGAAATTGCTGAACGATATTATTCAGCAGGAAGTTGTCGCACGGTTTGACCACCGCAATTTGAATTTAGATACACAGGAATTTAAAACCCTAAATCCAACGGCAGAAAATATTGCAATTGTAATTTACAAACTCATTCGCCCGCGAATCGACGAGAAATTAGATCTGCAAATCCGCTTGTACGAAACCGAAAGAAACTTTGTGGAATATCCAATTTAA
- the folE gene encoding GTP cyclohydrolase I FolE has protein sequence MAYRKTEHYDETVTNGLMNHYKEILNLLGENSEREGLLKTPERIAKAMQFMTQGYEQNAVEILNSAKFHEPISEMVIVKDIELYSLCEHHLLPFIGKAHVAYIPNGWITGLSKIARVVDIFSRRLQVQERLTVEILDAIKEALQPLGVAVVIEAKHLCMMMRGVSKQNSSTTTSAFFGEFENDRTRSEFMKLISAELH, from the coding sequence ATGGCATATAGAAAAACCGAACATTACGACGAAACTGTTACCAACGGTTTGATGAATCATTATAAAGAAATATTGAATTTGCTGGGCGAAAATTCCGAGCGCGAAGGCTTGCTGAAAACACCCGAACGCATTGCCAAAGCCATGCAGTTTATGACACAGGGATACGAGCAAAACGCAGTGGAAATTTTGAACTCCGCCAAGTTTCACGAACCGATTAGCGAAATGGTAATCGTAAAAGACATAGAACTGTACAGCTTGTGCGAGCATCATTTGCTGCCGTTCATCGGGAAGGCGCACGTGGCGTATATTCCCAACGGTTGGATTACAGGCTTGAGCAAAATTGCGCGCGTAGTGGATATATTTTCCAGAAGATTGCAGGTGCAGGAAAGACTGACCGTCGAAATTCTCGATGCCATCAAAGAAGCCTTGCAGCCTTTGGGCGTTGCCGTTGTAATCGAAGCGAAACATTTGTGTATGATGATGCGCGGCGTAAGCAAGCAAAATTCTTCCACAACAACATCGGCGTTCTTTGGCGAGTTTGAAAACGACAGAACAAGAAGCGAGTTTATGAAGTTGATAAGCGCGGAGTTGCATTGA
- the fabD gene encoding ACP S-malonyltransferase, protein MKHAYVFPGQGAQFSGMGKKMYDENETAKTLFEQANDMLGFRITDIMFNGTDEELKQTNVTQPAVFLHSVIAFKTLQNPQPDMVAGHSLGEFSALVANNALSFEDALKLVSIRAKAMQKACEINPSTMAAILGLPDEKVEEICASVAKETGEIVVPANYNCPGQLVISGSVKGVEAACEAMKTAGAKRALVLPVGGAFHSPLMQPAKEELAAAIDSIAFQQPIAPVYQNVVAKAISNPDEIKQNLIAQLTGAVKWTQCVQAMIADGATTFTECGPGKVLQGLVLKINKEISVDGVS, encoded by the coding sequence ATGAAACACGCTTACGTTTTCCCCGGTCAGGGCGCACAGTTCAGCGGCATGGGGAAAAAAATGTACGACGAAAATGAAACGGCAAAAACATTATTTGAGCAAGCCAATGATATGCTCGGCTTCCGCATTACAGACATTATGTTCAACGGAACTGATGAAGAATTGAAGCAAACCAATGTAACGCAGCCGGCGGTTTTTCTGCATTCCGTGATTGCGTTCAAAACTTTACAAAACCCGCAGCCTGACATGGTTGCAGGTCATTCGTTAGGCGAATTTTCTGCATTGGTTGCCAACAACGCTTTGTCGTTTGAGGATGCATTGAAGCTTGTAAGCATCCGCGCGAAAGCGATGCAAAAAGCTTGCGAAATCAATCCATCCACGATGGCGGCAATTCTCGGTTTGCCGGATGAAAAAGTGGAAGAAATTTGCGCAAGCGTTGCAAAAGAAACCGGCGAAATTGTTGTGCCTGCAAATTATAATTGTCCCGGGCAATTAGTCATCAGCGGTTCTGTCAAAGGCGTTGAAGCCGCTTGCGAAGCAATGAAAACCGCAGGCGCAAAACGCGCTTTGGTATTGCCTGTGGGCGGCGCATTTCATTCGCCATTGATGCAGCCTGCAAAAGAAGAATTGGCTGCGGCTATTGATTCTATTGCGTTTCAGCAGCCAATTGCACCTGTTTATCAAAATGTAGTTGCAAAAGCAATAAGTAATCCTGATGAAATAAAGCAAAACTTAATCGCACAATTAACAGGCGCAGTTAAATGGACACAATGCGTTCAGGCAATGATAGCCGACGGCGCTACAACTTTCACGGAATGCGGTCCCGGAAAAGTTTTGCAGGGATTGGTTTTGAAAATTAATAAAGAAATTTCCGTTGATGGTGTGAGTTAG